Proteins encoded together in one Larus michahellis chromosome 4, bLarMic1.1, whole genome shotgun sequence window:
- the LOC141742967 gene encoding olfactory receptor 5T7-like, with translation MVEGNYTFASEFVLLGFTNREDLQVMSFVLFLAIYVVTLIGNLGVIILIRIDSCLHTPMYFFLSHLSLLDVCYSSTIIPQTLLNFLVEKKVISFVRCATQLFSFATCATTECYVLAAMAYDRYVAVCNPLLYPVVMSQRLCIRMLAGAYLAGVISSTIHTVSIFRLPFCRSKRINHFFCDGPPLLALSCSDTHVNEAMLSAMVGFNVLSTTVFILMSYLLVLSTVLRLRSTAGRLKAFSTCASHLVSIALYYGSSLFTYLSPGSLGGRRSLEHDKVGSVLYSVAVPMLNPLIYSLRNMDMKNAMRKAKGRVLSSFSIHGSWSAER, from the coding sequence ATGGTTGAAGGTAATTATACATTCGCGTCTGAGTTTGTTCTCCTGGGCTTCACGAACCGAGAAGACCTGCAGGTGATGTCCTTTGTCTTATTCCTTGCCATCTATGTGGTCACCCTAATAGGAAATCTGGGAGTAATTATATTAATCCGGATCGATTCGTGCCtacacacccccatgtacttcttcctaaGCCACTTGTCTCTCCTGGACGTCTGCTACTCCTCCACCATCATCCCTCAAACCTTGCTGAATTTTTTAGTGGAGAAGAAGGTAATTTCCTTCGTTAGGTGTGCCACTCAGCTCTTCTCCTTTGCGACCTGTGCCACCACCGAGTGCTACGTGCTGGCTGCCATGGCTTACGATCGCTACGTGGCCGTTTGTAACCCCCTGCTCTACCCTGTGGTCATGTCCCAGAGGCTTTGCATTAGGATGTTGGCTGGTGCCTACTTAGCTGGTGTGATCAGCTCCACCATACACACAGTTTCCATATTTCGTCTCCCATTCTGCCGGTCCAAGAGGATCAATCACTTCTTCTGCGATGGACCACCACTGCTAGCCCTCTCCTGCTCTGACACCCATGTCAACGAGGCGATGCTTTCCGCCATGGTGGGGTTCAACGTGCTAAGCACCACGGTCTTCATCCTAATGTCCTACCTTTTGGTCCTCTCCACCGTCTTGAGGCTCCGCTCCACGGCTGGTCGGCTCAAAGCCTTCTCCACCTGTGCCTCTCACTTGGTCTCCATCGCTTTGTACTACGGCAGCTCCCTCTTCACGTACTTGAGCCCAGGCTCCTTGGGGGGCAGACGCTCCTTGGAGCATGACAAGGTGGGCTCCGTGCTGTACTCCGTTGCAGTCCCCATGCTGAACCCGCTCATCTACAGCCTAAGAAACATGGACATGAAGAACGCCATGAGGAAAGCAAAAGGTAGagtcctctcctccttttccatcCACGGTTCCTGGTCAGCTGAAAGGTGA
- the LOC141742953 gene encoding olfactory receptor 5J3-like: MAEQNHTSVTEFIIEGLSDQAEMKVPLFVLLLLIYAVTLLGNLGIIVVIRSDPRLHTSMYFFLGSLSVVDICFSSVVAPRTLVNFLSERKTISFAGCMGQAFFYIIFVTTECFLLAVMAYDRYVAICNPLLYSSVMTRRLCTWLVVGSYIGGVLNSIIQMTFIIRLPFCSSNVINHFFCDVPPLLALSCASTYINEMILFSLAGIIELSTISTILVSYIFISFAILRIRSAEGRQKAFSTCASHLTAVTMLYGTTIFMYLRPSSSYSLNTDKVVSVFYTVVIPMLNPLIYSLRNQEVKDALRRTAERITVRL, translated from the coding sequence ATGGCAGAGCAGAATCACACCTCGGTGACAGAGTTCATTATCGAGGGCCTGAGTGACCAAGCAGAGATGAAGGTGCCCCTCTTTGTGCTGTTGCTGCTCATCTATGCCGTCACCCTTCTGGGCAACCTGGGGATAATCGTGGTCATCCGAAGTGACCCACGGCTCCACACGTCCATGTACTTCTTCCTTGGCAGCCTCTCCGTTGTTGACATTTGCTTCTCCTCTGTGGTTGCCCCCAGGACCTTGGTGAACTTTCTGTCGGAGAGGAAGACCATTTCCTTTGCGGGCTGCATGGGCCAAGCCTTCTTCTACATCATCTTCGTGACAACTGAGTGTTTCCTGCTGGCCGTCATGGCATACGACCGGTACGTTGCCATCTGTAACCCCCTGCTCTACTCCTCTGTTATGACTCGGAGGTTGTGCACGTGGCTGGTGGTGGGGTCCTACATCGGAGGTGTCCTGAACTCCATCATACAGATGACCTTCATCATCAGGCTGCCCTTCTGCAGCTCCAATGTCATCAACCACTTCTTCTGCGATGTTCCTCCCCTCCTGGCTCTGTCCTGTGCCAGCACCTACATCAATGAGATGATCCTCTTCTCCTTGGCTGGCATCATTGAGCTCAGCACCATCTCCACCATCCTGGTCTCCTACATCTTCATCTCCTTTGCCATCCTGAGGATCCGCTCAGCTGAAGGCAGGCAAAAAGCCTTCTCCACCTGCGCGTCCCACCTGACAGCAGTGACCATGTTGTATGGGACGACAATCTTCATGTATTTACGCCCCAGCTCTAGCTACTCCCTGAATACTGACAAAGTGGTCTCCGTCTTCTACACGGTGGTGATCCCCAtgctgaaccccctcatctacagcctgaggaaccAGGAGGTGAAGGATGCTCTGAGGAGAACAGCAGAAAGAATCACAGTCAGGCTCTGA
- the LOC141742951 gene encoding olfactory receptor 5AP2-like produces MAWENWTTVTEFVFKGFTDRPNLRVTLFVFFLLVYVTTVVGNLGVIAVVWLDPQLQTPMYFFLSNLSFLDLCYSSVVTPKMLLTLSSERKTISFAGCFVQLHFHVVFVVVESYLLAVMAYDRYVAICNPLLYPIVMSQKVCVSLLAGSYVVGFFNAVMFTGFALRVSFCGPNVIDHFFCDGPPLSKLACSDTRLNQVLLLAFGGFNEVTTVSVILISYSRILFTILRMGSGPGKHKAFGTCASHLVVVTVFYGTLLFMYLRPSSSYSLGRDKIVSVFYAVVTPMLNPFIYSLRNQEMKSALKRAVGRIVISLLKW; encoded by the coding sequence ATGGCTTGGGAAAACTGGACTACGGTGACAGAGTTTGTTTTCAAGGGGTTCACAGATCGCCCCAACCTCCGGGTTACCCTCTTCGTGTTTTTCCTGCTCGTCTATGTCACCACCGTGGTGGGAAACCTTGGTGTCATTGCTGTTGTCTGGCTTGATCCCCAGCTTCaaacccccatgtacttctttcTCAGCAACTTGTCCTTCTTGGATCTGTGCTACTCCTCAGTTGTGACACCCAAAATGCTGCTGACCCTCTCTTCAGAGAGGAAGACTATTTCTTTTGCTGGCTGCTTCGTACAGCTGCATTTCCATGTTGTTTTTGTAGTCGTGGAGAGTTATCTCCTGGCGGTGATGGCCTATGATCGCTACGTCGCCATCTGCAACCCCCTGCTCTACCCCATCGTCATGTCCCAGAAGGtctgtgtttccctcttggctggGTCCtatgtggttgggttttttaacgCTGTCATGTTCACGGGGTTTGCTCTCAGAGTGTCCTTCTGCGGCCCCAACGTCATCGACCACTTCTTCTGCGATGGGCCACCGCTGTCGAAACTGGCCTGCTCTGATACGCGCCTCAACCAAGTGCTGTTACTTGCTTTTGGGGGCTTCAACGAGGTCACCACCGTATCAGTCATCCTCATCTCCTACAGCCGCATCCTATTCACCATCCTGAGGATGGGCTCTGGGCCGGGCAAGCACAAAGCTTTCGGTACCTGTGCATCCCACCTGGTGGTCGTCACCGTCTTCTACGGGACCCTCCTCTTCATGTACCTGCGGCCCAGCTCCAGCTactccctgggcagggacaaaaTCGTTTCTGTTTTTTACGCGGTGGTGACCCCCATGTTGAACCCcttcatctacagcctgaggaaccAGGAGATGAAGAGTGCTCTGAAGAGAGCAGTAGGGAGAATAGTTATTTCCCTGCTAAAGTGGTAA
- the LOC141742968 gene encoding olfactory receptor 5T17-like, with amino-acid sequence MAAANQTEQVTELTLAGLTDDPRLKGPLFVLFLLIYFITLAGNLGMVALIRSSKQLQSPMYFFLSNLSLLDACYSSVVAPRTLMNLLMEKKISLAGCAAQLFFFIGFGTTECFLLAVMAYDRYAAICNPLLYASIMSHRVCILLVAGSYVLGLLHSLVHTDFTFSLPFCRPAKVDDFYCELMPVLALSCSDTHVNRCLVFGLGGLVEMVTILAVVVSYAFILSAVSKISSAKGRQKAFSTCTSHLAGVTIFHGSILALNFRPRPSDTLSTDKTFSVFYSLVVPMLNPLIYSLRNREVKNALRQFVKWK; translated from the coding sequence ATGGCCGCGGCAAATCAAACCGAGCAAGTTACGGAGTTGACTCTTGCAGGACTGACGGATGACCCACGACTAAAAGGGCCTTTGTtcgtcctcttcctcctcatttaCTTCATCACGCTGGCAGGGAacctgggcatggttgcgctgatCAGGAGCAGCAAACAACTTCAGTCACCCATGTACTTTTTCCTTAGCAATTTATCCCTCCTAGATGCTTGCTACTCATCAGTGGTGGCGCCGAGGACGTTAATGAACCTTCTGATGGAGAAGAAAATCTCTCTGGCCGGCTGCGctgcccagcttttttttttcataggtttTGGGACCACCGAGTGCTTCCTTCTGGCCGTGATGGCGTACGACCGCTACGCAGCCATCTGCAACCCTTTGCTTTACGCATCCATCATGTCTCACAGGGTCTGCATCCTGCTGGTGGCCGGTTCGTACGTGCTTGGCCTGCTGCACTCTTTGGTGCACACCGACTTCACCTTCAGCCTGCCTTTCTGCCGGCCAGCCAAGGTTGACGATTTCTACTGCGAACTCATGCCAGTTCTAGCGCTCTCCTGTTCCGACACCCATGTCAACAGGTGTCTGGTATTTGGCCTCGGGGGACTGGTGGAGATGGTGACCATCTTGGCCGTCGTGGTCTCCTACGCCTTCATCCTCTCTGCCGTCTCAAAGATCAGCTCTGCCAAGGGCCGGCAGAAAGCCTTCTCCACTTGCACCTCTCACCTGGCTGGAGTCACCATCTTCCACGGGTCTATCCTCGCCCTCAACTTCCGACCGAGGCCCAGCGACACCCTGAGCACGGACAAgaccttttctgtcttttactCGCTGGTGGTGCCCATGCTGAACCCCCTGATCTACAGCCTCAGGAACAGGGAGGTGAAGAATGCCCTGAGGCAGTTTGTCAAGTGGAAGTAG
- the LOC141742955 gene encoding olfactory receptor 5AR1-like → MTPVNHTGVHQFILLGLTTRPDLRVLLFWAFLATYVVTLLGNFGIMILIRTDLHLHTPMYYFLGHLAFVDVCYSSVVLPKMLVQILTEEKTIGFLECAAQLCCFVIFGVTECLLLAVMAYDRYVAICKPLLYPTIMSGWKCRWLVTGSYAIGVLHASTHTAFIFTFSFCRSNVINHYFCDIAPLLALSCSDTHTYEVVVLALVSINCLSTMTIIFVSYSYILPAVLRIRSPEGRRKAFSTCASHLTVVTMFFGAILFMYLRPSSTYALDENKRATLFYTIMTPTLNPLVYSLRNREVKAALRRAVGRRQ, encoded by the coding sequence ATGACACCCGTCAATCACACTGGTGTGCATCAGTTCATTCTCCTGGGGCTGACCACCCGCCCAGATCTCCGGGTCCTCCTTTTCTGGGCTTTCCTGGCCACGTACGTGGTCACCCTCTTGGGGAACTTTGGGATAATGATATTAATCAGGACCGATCTTCACCTTCACACCCCCATGTACTATTTCCTCGGCCACTTGGCTTTTGTTGATGTCTGCTATTCCTCCGTTGTCCTCCCCAAAATGCTGGTGCAGATCTTGACAGAGGAGAAAACCATTGGCTTCTTGGAGTgcgcagcccagctctgctgcttcgTCATTTTTGGGGTCACTGAGTGCCTCTTGTTGGCTGTGATGGCCTACGACAGGTACGTGGCCATCTGCAAGCCCCTCCTGTACCCCACCATCATGAGTGGATGGAAGTGCCGGTGGCTTGTCACTGGTTCCTATGCCATCGGCGTCTTGCACGCGTCGACGCACACCGCTTTCATCTTTACTTTCTCCTTCTGCCGCTCCAATGTCATCAACCACTACTTCTGTGACATTGCCCCACTCTTAGCTCTCTCCTGCTCCGACACCCACACCTACGAGGTGGTCGTCCTTGCTCTCGTCAGCATAAACTGTCTCAGCACCATGACCATCATCTTTGTCTCCTATAGTTATATCCTCCCCGCTGTCCTGAGGATACGCTCTCCGGAGGGCAGGAGAAAAGCCTTCTCCACCTGCGCCTCCCACCTGACGGTCGTCACCATGTTTTTCGGGGCAATCTTGTTCATGTACCTGCGCCCCAGCTCCACCTATGCGTTGGATGAGAACAAGAGGGCCACGCTGTTTTACACCATCATGACCCCCACGCTGAACCCCTTGGTCTACAGCCTGAGGAACAGGGAGGTGAAGGCTGCCCTGAGAAGAGCAGTTGGGAGAAGGCAATGA